A stretch of the Streptococcus oralis genome encodes the following:
- the ftsY gene encoding signal recognition particle-docking protein FtsY — MGLFDRLFGKKEEPKIEDIVKEALENLDLSEEVEENQTAVEETAQEEKARDKVEETPAQEEIPQVSTDEAIELEAVEKTDQEEPELEADELEQIQEPEEILEEENQETVEFEEELASEVVEEELPQVEETVQEKYDRSLKKTRTGFGARLNAFFANFRSVDEEFFEELEELLIMSDVGVQVASNLTEELRYEAKLENAKKPDALRRVIIEKLVELYEKDGNYDEQIHFQDGLTVMLFVGVNGVGKTTSIGKLAHRYKQAGKKVMLVAADTFRAGAVAQLAEWGRRVDVPVVTGPEKADPASVVFDGMERAVAEGIDILMIDTAGRLQNKDNLMAELEKIGRIIKRVVPEAPHETFLALDASTGQNALVQAKEFSKITPLTGIVLTKIDGTARGGVVLAIREELNIPVKLIGFGEKIDDIGEFNSENFMKGLLEGLI; from the coding sequence ATGGGATTATTTGACCGTCTATTCGGAAAAAAAGAAGAGCCGAAAATCGAAGATATTGTTAAAGAAGCTCTGGAAAATCTTGATTTGTCAGAAGAGGTTGAAGAAAACCAAACGGCAGTCGAAGAAACTGCTCAGGAAGAGAAAGCAAGAGACAAAGTGGAAGAAACACCTGCTCAAGAAGAAATTCCTCAGGTCTCGACAGATGAGGCCATTGAACTAGAAGCAGTCGAGAAAACAGACCAAGAGGAGCCTGAGCTAGAAGCTGATGAATTGGAGCAAATCCAAGAGCCTGAAGAAATTCTAGAAGAAGAGAACCAAGAAACTGTAGAATTCGAAGAAGAGCTAGCTTCTGAAGTAGTAGAAGAAGAACTTCCTCAAGTTGAAGAAACCGTTCAGGAAAAATATGACCGCAGTCTCAAGAAAACTCGTACGGGATTCGGTGCTCGTTTGAATGCCTTCTTTGCCAACTTCCGTTCTGTCGATGAAGAATTCTTCGAGGAATTGGAAGAACTGCTCATCATGAGCGACGTCGGTGTGCAAGTCGCTTCAAACTTAACAGAAGAACTACGTTATGAAGCCAAACTTGAAAACGCTAAGAAGCCTGACGCGCTCCGTCGTGTCATTATCGAGAAATTGGTTGAACTCTATGAGAAGGATGGCAACTACGATGAACAAATCCATTTCCAAGATGGTTTGACAGTCATGCTCTTTGTTGGTGTTAATGGTGTTGGGAAAACAACTTCTATCGGGAAATTAGCTCATCGCTACAAACAAGCTGGAAAGAAAGTCATGCTGGTTGCGGCAGATACCTTCCGTGCTGGCGCCGTTGCCCAGCTAGCTGAATGGGGGCGTCGTGTGGATGTTCCTGTTGTGACGGGGCCTGAAAAGGCTGATCCAGCAAGTGTGGTCTTTGATGGTATGGAACGCGCTGTAGCTGAAGGGATTGATATCCTTATGATTGATACAGCAGGTCGTCTGCAAAACAAGGACAACCTTATGGCTGAGTTGGAAAAGATTGGTCGCATTATCAAGCGTGTCGTTCCAGAAGCACCTCATGAAACCTTCCTGGCACTCGATGCTTCAACTGGACAGAACGCCTTGGTACAAGCTAAGGAATTTTCGAAGATAACACCATTGACTGGAATTGTTTTGACAAAAATTGACGGAACTGCTCGCGGTGGTGTTGTTCTGGCAATTCGAGAAGAACTCAATATCCCTGTAAAATTGATTGGTTTCGGTGAGAAAATCGATGATATTGGTGAGTTCAACTCTGAAAACTTTATGAAAGGTCTCTTAGAGGGCTTGATTTAA
- the zwf gene encoding glucose-6-phosphate dehydrogenase — MSSKVIVTIFGASGDLAKRKLYPSLFRLYKSGNLSEHFAVIGTARRPWSKEYFESVVVESILDLADSTEQAQEFASHFYYQSHDVNDTEHYIALRQLQAELNEKYQAEHNKLFFLSMAPQFFGTIAKHLKSENIVDGKGFERLIVEKPFGTDYETASKLNEDLLAAFDEEQIYRIDHYLGKEMIQSIFAVRFANMIFENVWNREHIDNVQITFAERLGVEERGGYYDQSGALRDMVQNHTLQLLSLLAMDKPASFTKDEIRAEKINVFKNLYHPTEEELKEHFIRGQYRSGKIDGMKYISYRSEPNVDPESTTETFASGAFFVDSDRFRGVPFFFRTGKRLTEKGTHVNIVFKQMDSIFGEPLAPNILTIYIQPTEGFSLSLNGKQVGEEFNLAPSSLDYRTDATATGASPDPYEKLIYDVLNNNSTNFSHWDEVSASWKLIDRIEELWAENGAPLHDYKAGSMGPQASFDLLEKYGAKWTWQPDIAYREDGRLE; from the coding sequence ATGTCATCAAAGGTTATTGTTACAATTTTCGGTGCGAGTGGAGATTTAGCTAAACGCAAACTCTACCCTTCCCTTTTCAGACTCTATAAATCAGGCAATCTCTCTGAGCATTTTGCTGTTATCGGAACAGCTCGTAGACCTTGGAGTAAGGAATATTTTGAATCTGTAGTTGTTGAGTCCATCCTTGATTTGGCAGATAGTACCGAGCAAGCCCAAGAATTTGCTAGCCACTTCTACTATCAAAGCCATGATGTGAATGATACGGAACATTACATTGCTTTGCGTCAATTACAAGCTGAGCTGAACGAAAAATACCAAGCTGAACACAATAAACTCTTCTTCTTGTCCATGGCACCTCAGTTCTTTGGAACCATTGCCAAGCACCTCAAATCTGAAAACATTGTCGATGGTAAAGGTTTTGAGCGCTTGATCGTTGAGAAACCATTTGGTACAGACTACGAAACAGCTAGCAAACTCAATGAAGATCTCCTTGCGGCCTTTGATGAGGAGCAAATCTACCGTATCGACCATTACCTAGGTAAAGAGATGATTCAGAGTATCTTTGCTGTTCGTTTTGCCAACATGATTTTTGAGAATGTTTGGAATCGCGAACACATCGATAATGTTCAGATTACCTTTGCAGAGCGCTTGGGTGTAGAAGAACGTGGTGGCTACTATGATCAATCTGGTGCCCTTCGTGATATGGTGCAAAACCATACACTCCAACTCCTCTCTCTTCTAGCCATGGACAAACCAGCTAGCTTTACAAAGGATGAGATTCGTGCTGAAAAGATAAATGTCTTTAAAAACCTCTATCATCCAACTGAGGAAGAATTGAAAGAACATTTTATCCGTGGTCAATATCGCTCTGGTAAAATCGATGGCATGAAATACATCTCCTATCGAAGCGAGCCAAACGTCGATCCTGAATCTACAACAGAAACCTTTGCATCTGGTGCCTTCTTTGTAGACAGCGATCGCTTCCGTGGTGTTCCCTTCTTCTTCCGTACAGGAAAACGCCTGACGGAAAAAGGAACTCACGTCAATATTGTCTTTAAGCAAATGGACTCTATCTTCGGTGAGCCTTTGGCACCAAATATCTTGACCATCTATATCCAACCAACTGAAGGATTCTCTCTCAGCCTCAATGGTAAACAAGTCGGTGAAGAATTTAACCTAGCACCAAGCTCTCTGGATTACCGTACAGATGCTACTGCTACTGGGGCTTCACCAGATCCATACGAAAAGCTAATCTACGATGTCTTGAATAACAACTCTACCAACTTTAGCCACTGGGATGAGGTAAGTGCTTCGTGGAAATTGATTGACCGTATCGAAGAGCTCTGGGCTGAAAATGGCGCCCCACTTCATGACTATAAAGCCGGAAGTATGGGACCACAAGCTAGCTTTGACTTACTTGAGAAGTATGGAGCCAAATGGACCTGGCAGCCCGATATCGCTTATCGTGAAGATGGCCGTTTAGAATAG
- a CDS encoding amino acid ABC transporter ATP-binding protein, whose protein sequence is MAKLKIDVNDLHKYYGKNEVLKGITTKFYEGDVVCIIGPSGSGKSTFLRSLNLLEEVTSGHITVNGYDLTEKSTNVDHVRENVGMVFQHFNLFPHMSVLENITFAPIEHKRMTKEEAEKLGMELLEKVGLADKANANPDSLSGGQKQRVAIARGLAMNPDIMLFDEPTSALDPEMVGDVLNVMKELAEQGMTMIIVTHEMGFARQVANRVIFTADGEFLEDGTPDQIFDNPQHPRLKEFLDKVLNV, encoded by the coding sequence ATGGCAAAACTAAAAATTGATGTAAATGATTTGCATAAGTATTATGGAAAAAACGAAGTTTTAAAAGGTATTACTACTAAGTTTTATGAAGGAGATGTCGTTTGTATCATCGGTCCTTCTGGTTCTGGTAAATCCACTTTCCTCCGTAGCCTTAACCTTCTCGAGGAGGTAACGAGTGGCCACATCACAGTAAATGGTTATGATCTGACTGAAAAATCAACCAATGTCGACCATGTTCGCGAAAACGTGGGAATGGTCTTCCAACATTTCAACCTCTTCCCTCACATGTCCGTCCTAGAAAATATCACTTTTGCACCTATTGAACACAAACGGATGACCAAAGAAGAAGCTGAAAAATTGGGGATGGAGTTGCTTGAAAAGGTAGGACTAGCAGATAAAGCTAATGCCAACCCAGATAGCCTTTCAGGTGGTCAGAAACAGCGTGTAGCTATCGCTCGTGGACTTGCCATGAATCCTGATATCATGCTCTTTGATGAGCCAACTTCCGCTCTTGACCCTGAAATGGTTGGAGATGTACTGAATGTTATGAAGGAATTGGCGGAACAAGGTATGACCATGATCATCGTAACCCATGAGATGGGATTTGCTCGTCAGGTAGCCAACCGTGTTATCTTTACGGCTGATGGTGAATTCCTGGAAGATGGAACTCCAGATCAAATCTTCGACAACCCGCAACATCCTCGTCTAAAAGAGTTCTTGGATAAGGTCTTAAATGTATAA
- a CDS encoding ABC transporter substrate-binding protein/permease: MKKKILACLLILFPIFSLGMAKADTVKIVSDTAYAPFEFKDSDQTYKGIDVDIINKVAEIKGWNIQMSYPGFDAAVNAVQSGQADAIMAGMTKTKERENVFTMSDTYYDTKVVIATTKANKITKYEELSGKTVGVKNGTAAQRFLESIKDKYGFSIKTFDTGDLMNNSLSAGAVNAIMDDKPVIEYAINQGQDLSINMDGEAVGSFAFGVKKGSKYEHLVTEFNEALAQMKKDGSLEQIIQKWTASTTTATPTTTTAAGQKATPVKSKYIIASDSSFAPFVFQNSSNQYTGIDMDLIKAIAKDQGFEIEITNPGFDAAISAVQAGQADGIIAGMSVTDARKETFDFSESYYTANTILGVKESSTIASYEDLKDKTVGVKNGTASQTFLTENQNKYGYKIKTFADGASMYDSLNTGSIDAVMDDEPVLKYSISQGQKLKTPIAGTPIGETAFAVKKGTNPELIQMFNNGLANLKANGEFQKILDKYLASETSTDSTSTVDETTIWGLLQNNYKQLLSGLGITLALALISFAIAIVIGIIFGMFSVSPYKSLRLISEIFVDVIRGIPLMILAAFIFWGIPNFIESITGQQSPINDFVAGTIALSLNAAAYIAEIVRGGIQAVPVGQMEASRSLGISYGKTMRKIILPQATKLMLPNFVNQFVIALKDTTIVSAIGLVELFQTGKIIIARNYQSFKMYAILAIFYLVIITLLTRLAKRLEKRIR; encoded by the coding sequence ATGAAGAAAAAAATACTAGCATGTTTGCTCATTTTATTTCCCATTTTCTCACTAGGTATGGCAAAAGCTGATACTGTTAAGATTGTGTCTGATACAGCTTACGCACCTTTTGAGTTTAAAGATTCAGATCAAACCTATAAAGGGATTGATGTTGATATTATCAATAAAGTCGCAGAAATCAAAGGATGGAACATCCAAATGTCTTATCCTGGCTTTGATGCAGCTGTAAATGCAGTGCAATCAGGTCAAGCAGATGCTATTATGGCAGGTATGACAAAAACAAAAGAACGTGAAAATGTCTTTACCATGTCTGATACCTATTATGATACAAAAGTTGTCATTGCTACAACAAAGGCAAATAAAATCACCAAATATGAGGAACTTAGCGGGAAAACAGTTGGAGTTAAGAACGGAACTGCCGCTCAACGTTTCCTCGAAAGTATCAAAGATAAATACGGTTTCTCTATTAAAACCTTTGATACTGGTGATTTGATGAATAATAGTCTAAGCGCTGGTGCTGTAAATGCCATCATGGATGATAAACCTGTTATTGAGTATGCGATTAACCAAGGACAAGATCTCAGCATCAATATGGATGGTGAGGCTGTTGGAAGCTTTGCTTTTGGTGTCAAGAAAGGGAGCAAGTATGAACACTTGGTTACCGAGTTTAACGAAGCCCTAGCCCAAATGAAAAAGGATGGTAGCTTGGAGCAAATCATCCAAAAATGGACAGCTTCTACAACTACGGCAACCCCAACGACAACTACTGCTGCTGGGCAAAAAGCTACTCCAGTGAAAAGCAAGTACATTATTGCCAGTGACTCATCTTTCGCCCCATTCGTCTTTCAAAATTCAAGCAATCAATACACCGGTATTGATATGGACCTCATCAAGGCCATTGCCAAAGATCAAGGTTTTGAAATTGAAATTACCAACCCAGGATTTGACGCAGCCATCAGTGCTGTTCAAGCAGGACAAGCAGATGGTATCATTGCTGGTATGTCTGTAACAGATGCCCGTAAGGAAACCTTCGATTTCTCAGAATCATACTACACAGCAAATACGATTCTCGGTGTGAAAGAATCAAGCACCATTGCTTCTTATGAAGACCTCAAGGATAAAACTGTCGGTGTTAAAAACGGAACTGCCTCTCAAACGTTCCTTACTGAGAATCAAAACAAATACGGCTATAAGATTAAAACCTTTGCAGATGGCGCTTCAATGTATGACAGTCTGAATACTGGATCTATTGATGCTGTGATGGATGATGAGCCTGTTCTCAAATATTCTATCAGTCAAGGGCAAAAATTGAAAACACCAATCGCTGGAACTCCAATCGGTGAAACTGCCTTTGCGGTTAAAAAAGGAACAAATCCTGAATTGATCCAGATGTTCAATAATGGACTTGCTAACCTCAAAGCTAACGGAGAATTCCAAAAGATTCTTGACAAGTATCTAGCTAGCGAAACTTCAACTGACTCTACAAGTACGGTTGACGAAACAACTATCTGGGGCTTGCTTCAAAACAACTACAAACAACTTCTTAGTGGACTTGGAATCACTCTTGCTCTAGCGCTTATTTCATTTGCAATTGCCATTGTAATTGGGATTATCTTTGGTATGTTTAGCGTTAGTCCATACAAATCTCTTCGTCTGATCTCTGAGATTTTCGTTGACGTTATCCGTGGTATTCCCTTGATGATTCTTGCAGCCTTCATCTTCTGGGGTATTCCAAACTTCATCGAGTCCATTACTGGCCAACAAAGTCCAATCAATGATTTTGTAGCTGGTACTATCGCCCTCTCACTCAATGCAGCTGCTTATATCGCTGAAATCGTTCGTGGTGGGATCCAAGCCGTTCCAGTTGGTCAAATGGAAGCCAGCCGCAGTCTAGGTATCTCTTATGGAAAAACCATGCGTAAGATTATCTTGCCACAAGCAACTAAATTGATGTTGCCAAACTTCGTCAACCAATTCGTTATCGCTCTAAAAGATACAACCATTGTATCTGCTATCGGTTTGGTGGAACTTTTCCAAACTGGTAAGATTATCATCGCCCGTAACTACCAAAGTTTCAAGATGTATGCAATCCTTGCTATCTTCTATCTTGTAATTATCACGCTTTTGACTAGACTAGCGAAACGCTTAGAAAAGAGGATTCGTTAA
- the uvrB gene encoding excinuclease ABC subunit UvrB, whose product MINRITDNKFKLVSKYEPSGDQPQAIEQLVDNIEGGEKAQILMGATGTGKTYTMSQVISKVNKPTLVIAHNKTLAGQLYGEFKEFFPENAVEYFVSYYDYYQPEAYVPSSDTYIEKDSSVNDEIDKLRHSATSALLERNDVIVVASVSCIYGLGSPKEYSDSVVSLRPGLEISRDKLLNDLVDIQFERNDIDFQRGRFRVRGDVVEIFPASRDEHAFRVEFFGDEIDRIREVEALTGQVLGEVDHLAIFPATHFVTNDDHMEIAIAKIQAELEEQLAVFEKEGKLLEAQRLKQRTEYDIEMLREMGYTNGVENYSRHMDGRSEGEPPYTLLDFFPDDFLIMIDESHMTMGQIKGMYNGDRSRKEMLVNYGFRLPSALDNRPLRREEFESHVHQIVYVSATPGDYENEQTETVIEQIIRPTGLLDPEVEVRPTMGQIDDLLGEINARVEKNERTFITTLTKKMAEDLTDYFKEMGIKVKYMHSDIKTLERTEIIRDLRLGVFDVLVGINLLREGIDVPEVSLVAILDADKEGFLRNERGLIQTIGRAARNSEGHVIMYADTMTQSMQRAIDETARRRKIQMAYNEEHGIVPQTIKKEIRDLIAVTKAVAKEEDKEVDINSLNKQERKELVKKLEKQMQEAVEVLDFELAAQIRDMMLEVKALN is encoded by the coding sequence ATGATAAATCGAATTACAGATAATAAATTTAAACTAGTATCAAAATATGAACCTTCAGGAGATCAACCCCAAGCGATTGAGCAGTTGGTTGACAATATCGAGGGTGGAGAAAAGGCACAGATTTTGATGGGGGCGACGGGTACAGGGAAGACCTACACCATGAGTCAGGTCATTTCCAAAGTAAATAAACCTACTTTGGTCATTGCCCATAACAAAACCCTAGCTGGTCAGCTCTATGGAGAGTTTAAGGAATTTTTCCCTGAAAATGCTGTTGAGTACTTTGTGTCTTACTATGATTATTATCAACCAGAGGCCTATGTCCCTTCGAGCGATACCTATATTGAGAAGGATAGCTCGGTCAATGATGAGATTGACAAGCTTCGACACTCAGCGACTTCAGCTCTTCTGGAGCGTAACGATGTCATCGTCGTAGCTTCTGTCTCTTGTATCTATGGTTTGGGTTCGCCCAAGGAATATTCTGATAGTGTTGTTAGTCTTCGTCCAGGTCTTGAGATTTCTCGTGACAAACTTTTAAATGATTTAGTTGACATTCAGTTTGAACGCAATGATATTGATTTCCAACGGGGAAGATTTCGCGTTCGTGGGGATGTGGTGGAGATTTTCCCAGCTTCCCGTGATGAACACGCTTTTCGAGTAGAGTTTTTCGGGGATGAAATTGATCGTATCCGTGAAGTTGAGGCTTTGACAGGTCAGGTATTGGGAGAAGTGGATCATTTGGCGATTTTCCCTGCCACTCACTTTGTGACCAATGATGACCACATGGAGATTGCCATTGCTAAGATTCAGGCAGAGTTGGAGGAGCAGTTGGCTGTCTTTGAAAAGGAAGGCAAACTGCTAGAAGCTCAGCGTTTGAAACAGCGGACAGAGTATGATATTGAGATGCTACGTGAGATGGGTTATACCAACGGTGTTGAAAACTATTCTCGTCACATGGATGGTCGTAGCGAAGGAGAGCCTCCTTATACGCTTCTTGATTTCTTCCCAGATGATTTCTTAATCATGATTGATGAAAGTCACATGACCATGGGGCAGATTAAGGGCATGTACAATGGAGACCGTTCACGTAAGGAAATGTTGGTCAATTATGGTTTCCGTTTGCCTTCTGCCTTGGACAATCGTCCTCTCCGTCGGGAAGAGTTTGAAAGTCATGTTCACCAGATTGTATATGTTTCAGCGACACCAGGTGACTATGAAAATGAACAGACCGAGACAGTGATTGAGCAAATCATTCGTCCAACAGGGCTTCTAGACCCAGAAGTGGAAGTTCGTCCGACTATGGGACAGATTGATGACCTCCTAGGTGAAATCAATGCCCGTGTTGAAAAGAATGAACGGACCTTTATCACCACTTTGACTAAGAAAATGGCTGAAGACTTAACCGACTACTTCAAAGAAATGGGCATCAAGGTCAAGTACATGCACTCGGATATCAAGACTTTGGAGCGGACGGAGATTATCCGTGACCTACGCTTGGGTGTTTTTGATGTCTTGGTCGGAATCAACCTGCTCCGTGAAGGGATTGACGTTCCTGAAGTAAGTTTAGTAGCCATTCTCGATGCCGACAAGGAAGGATTCCTACGTAACGAACGTGGCTTAATCCAGACCATTGGACGTGCCGCCCGTAACAGTGAAGGTCATGTCATCATGTATGCTGATACCATGACCCAGTCTATGCAACGTGCTATCGATGAAACTGCCCGCCGTCGGAAAATCCAGATGGCCTATAATGAAGAACACGGTATTGTGCCTCAGACAATCAAGAAAGAAATCCGTGACCTGATTGCTGTGACCAAGGCAGTTGCTAAGGAAGAGGACAAGGAAGTCGATATCAATAGCCTCAACAAACAAGAGCGCAAGGAACTCGTTAAAAAACTGGAAAAACAAATGCAAGAAGCCGTCGAAGTGCTTGACTTTGAACTCGCAGCTCAGATTCGTGATATGATGTTGGAAGTGAAGGCGTTAAACTGA
- a CDS encoding acyltransferase has translation MTAKKTKHIGIECCRIFAMLMICNLHVLGMGGILEKVDSQKDFYYIFANFLEAFSYSAVNIYILISGYVGLYSQFSYKKMFSFWVQIIFYTISITFVFAIFSKSSVNLSDWFSALTPISHGQYWYMSCYFGLVLIAPFLNQAVLTLKKEQLLPIVSGAFIYFSVIPTVFKQDILGLWGGYSVLWMILLYILGAIIRKSNYESRFQIRNVRGFILFLTSLTFILCWLGFEQWRSYISPTITLQGIAIFLLFLNIKDIPLTFKRLVLLISPLTLGVYLFHVHPLIFRRIIPTIHTLVEEQEFPIFVIMILVMTLALFFSGAMIEYFRNKLMAYILTLIKSVKNLKQT, from the coding sequence ATGACAGCAAAAAAAACTAAACACATAGGCATTGAATGTTGTAGAATTTTCGCTATGTTGATGATTTGCAACTTACATGTTTTGGGTATGGGAGGAATTTTGGAGAAAGTTGATAGTCAAAAAGATTTTTACTATATTTTTGCCAATTTTTTAGAAGCTTTCTCATATTCAGCTGTAAATATTTATATTTTAATCAGTGGGTATGTCGGTCTTTATTCACAATTTAGTTATAAAAAAATGTTTAGCTTTTGGGTACAGATTATTTTCTATACTATTTCAATTACTTTTGTATTTGCTATTTTTTCAAAATCATCTGTCAACTTAAGTGATTGGTTTTCAGCTTTAACTCCAATAAGTCATGGACAGTATTGGTATATGAGTTGCTATTTTGGTTTAGTCTTAATAGCACCATTTTTGAATCAAGCAGTGTTGACATTGAAAAAAGAACAATTGCTTCCAATTGTTAGTGGAGCATTTATATACTTTTCTGTCATACCCACAGTATTTAAACAAGATATTCTAGGTTTGTGGGGTGGTTATAGTGTATTATGGATGATCCTCTTGTACATTTTAGGAGCAATAATTAGAAAATCAAATTACGAAAGTCGTTTTCAAATACGTAACGTTAGAGGATTCATTTTATTTCTAACTAGTTTAACTTTTATATTGTGCTGGCTTGGTTTTGAACAGTGGAGAAGTTATATTTCTCCTACGATCACACTGCAAGGAATAGCAATATTTTTACTCTTCTTGAATATTAAAGATATTCCCTTAACTTTTAAGAGACTAGTTCTTTTAATATCTCCACTAACTTTGGGGGTTTATCTGTTTCATGTACATCCTCTTATTTTTAGAAGAATTATACCAACCATCCATACTTTAGTTGAAGAACAAGAATTTCCCATTTTTGTCATTATGATTCTAGTTATGACACTGGCCCTGTTCTTTTCTGGCGCTATGATTGAGTATTTTAGAAATAAATTAATGGCGTATATTCTTACTTTAATAAAGAGTGTTAAAAATCTTAAACAGACTTAA
- a CDS encoding NAD(P)H-dependent oxidoreductase, whose translation MKILVINGHPDKGSFCQEIFRTIVENIDSNRHELESINLNEIDFDPVLRYGYRKRMEEDSFILRSQELIQWADHFIFVYPIWWSSMPSLLKGWIDRVFTPGIAYSANNQGSFILNYLRGQQFKKLLKGKTASIYATSMAPTWWYKVFSGPINIPDSYGISVLKNAVLNHCGIKTKKVSILGELGREVNTNSTRQKYLQKVAEEVKDLD comes from the coding sequence ATGAAAATTTTAGTCATCAATGGACATCCTGACAAGGGAAGTTTCTGTCAAGAAATTTTTCGAACGATTGTAGAAAATATTGACTCAAATCGCCATGAGCTTGAATCTATTAACCTAAATGAGATAGATTTTGATCCTGTGTTACGTTATGGTTATCGAAAACGGATGGAAGAGGACTCTTTCATACTTCGCTCTCAGGAATTAATTCAGTGGGCAGATCATTTCATTTTCGTTTATCCAATTTGGTGGAGTAGTATGCCTAGTTTATTGAAGGGGTGGATTGATCGTGTTTTCACGCCAGGAATTGCTTACTCTGCCAATAATCAAGGAAGTTTTATTTTAAACTACTTAAGGGGTCAGCAGTTTAAAAAGTTACTAAAAGGAAAAACAGCTAGTATTTACGCAACATCCATGGCACCAACATGGTGGTACAAAGTATTTTCAGGTCCTATCAATATCCCAGACAGTTATGGAATATCAGTATTAAAGAATGCTGTCCTAAATCACTGCGGTATTAAAACAAAGAAAGTTTCAATTTTGGGTGAGTTAGGGCGTGAGGTGAATACAAATTCTACAAGACAAAAATATCTACAAAAAGTAGCTGAGGAAGTCAAGGATTTGGATTAG
- a CDS encoding 8-oxo-dGTP diphosphatase: protein MSCAQATILTNICLIEDLENKRVVMQYRSPENNRWSGYAFPGGHVENGEAFAESVIREIYEETGLTIQNPQLVGIKNWPLDTGGRYIVVCYKATEFTGSLQSSEEGEVSWVKKDQIPNLDLAYDMLPLMEMMEAPDKSEFFYRHRTEDGWEKEIF, encoded by the coding sequence ATGTCCTGTGCCCAAGCAACCATTTTAACCAATATCTGTCTAATCGAAGATCTAGAAAATAAGCGTGTAGTCATGCAATATCGCTCTCCTGAAAACAATCGCTGGTCTGGCTATGCCTTTCCAGGAGGTCATGTTGAGAACGGCGAGGCCTTTGCCGAGTCTGTCATTCGTGAAATATACGAAGAAACTGGCCTAACCATTCAGAATCCTCAACTAGTCGGCATTAAAAACTGGCCCTTAGACACAGGTGGGCGCTACATCGTTGTTTGTTATAAGGCGACAGAGTTTACTGGAAGTCTCCAATCCTCAGAAGAAGGAGAAGTATCTTGGGTGAAAAAAGACCAGATTCCAAACTTGGATCTGGCCTATGATATGTTGCCTTTGATGGAAATGATGGAAGCACCTGACAAGTCTGAGTTCTTCTATCGCCACCGTACAGAGGACGGCTGGGAAAAAGAAATTTTCTAG
- a CDS encoding transcription repressor NadR gives MTKNRKQALLKLLKDAPKALNGQTLAEHFHVTRQVIVQDIAILRADGAPILSTNRGYIYKENDASPYVHKLFKVKHELEEIGQELLAIVDNGGRVQNILIDHPVYGEIETLLKLTCRRDVQHFLEQVENSDFRPLSELTDGIHYHLVEAETQQDLHYIEEVLEQLGYLVKD, from the coding sequence ATGACAAAAAATCGCAAACAGGCCCTTCTCAAACTGTTAAAAGATGCACCAAAAGCCCTCAATGGCCAAACCTTGGCTGAACACTTTCATGTTACGCGCCAAGTCATTGTACAGGACATCGCTATTCTTCGAGCAGATGGAGCTCCTATCCTATCCACCAATCGTGGTTATATCTACAAGGAAAATGATGCCAGCCCCTACGTCCACAAACTCTTTAAAGTGAAACATGAACTGGAAGAAATCGGACAGGAACTACTAGCTATTGTAGACAATGGCGGACGCGTTCAAAATATCTTAATCGATCATCCCGTTTATGGCGAAATTGAAACCCTACTCAAACTCACTTGCCGCCGAGATGTCCAGCACTTTCTGGAACAAGTTGAGAATTCAGACTTTAGACCCCTTTCTGAATTGACAGACGGCATCCATTACCACCTTGTTGAAGCCGAGACACAACAAGACCTCCACTATATCGAGGAGGTCTTGGAGCAGTTAGGTTATTTAGTAAAAGACTAG